From one Trachemys scripta elegans isolate TJP31775 chromosome 14, CAS_Tse_1.0, whole genome shotgun sequence genomic stretch:
- the MCRIP1 gene encoding mapk-regulated corepressor-interacting protein 1 — protein sequence MTSSPVSRVVYNGKRNSSPRSPSNSSEIFTPAHEENVRFIYEAWQCVERDLRNQMSGSERGLVEEYVEKIPNPSLKAFKPVDLSDLKRRNTQDAKKS from the exons ATGACCAG CTCCCCTGTCTCCAGGGTCGTTTACAATGGCAAGAGGAACAGCAGCCCTCGCTCCCCAAGCAACAGCAGTGAGATTTTCACCCCTGCTCACGAGGAGAATGTGCGCTTCATTTATGAAG cctggcagtgTGTGGAGCGAGACCTTCGCAACCAGATGTCGGGCAGTGAGAGGGGCCTGGTGGAAGAGTATGTGGAGAAGATACCAAACCCCAGCCTAAAGG CATTTAAACCTGTTGACTTGAGCGATCTGAAGAGGAGAAACACACAGGATGCTAAGAAATCCTAA